A genome region from Alistipes dispar includes the following:
- a CDS encoding DUF3575 domain-containing protein translates to MRVILSGSSLRKLLLAGLFGAFAAGELHGQTAADSARIYYRRGHREVDIRFRENGSELERFIGCVREVYETGRLEGVEIRSYASPDGTDRLNETLSRRRADSLASYIARRAGIPGELIRARGEGVAWELLRGMVASSDMRCRDEVLDILDNTPLWIFDGAGRIVDGRKKRLMDLRGGVPYNYMAEHFFPGLRTGFSAVIRLESGPDVPAESLSAAVSTAAACADGREADPAVGTGCTSRSEAAAVPSREIPDISSPGGPSDASRSGAAESPSSEMETSRTDPAVRKETTVAEREPLHRLAVKTNLLYDAVLMPSLEVEYRIDDRWSVNLEGDVAWWKNDGRHRYYQLATVSSEGRYWFGTRKPWHGHYVGVFGGFSWYDLENGARGYRGEAETVGLSYGYMFPVGRSLSFEAGIGIGYMHSEYEEYLPIDGHYVYQQTSRMNYFGPLKLKFALVWRLWNTDGKKGGVR, encoded by the coding sequence ATGAGGGTTATATTATCTGGTTCGTCCCTGAGGAAACTGCTGCTGGCTGGTTTGTTCGGAGCATTTGCGGCCGGGGAACTGCATGGACAGACGGCCGCCGACTCGGCGAGAATCTATTACCGGCGGGGACACCGTGAAGTGGATATCCGTTTCCGGGAGAACGGAAGCGAACTGGAACGCTTCATCGGTTGCGTCCGCGAAGTGTACGAAACCGGCCGGCTCGAGGGCGTCGAAATCCGTTCCTACGCCTCGCCGGACGGGACGGACCGTCTGAACGAAACGCTCTCCCGGCGGCGTGCCGATTCGCTCGCGTCCTACATCGCGCGCCGTGCCGGGATTCCTGGCGAACTGATACGGGCGCGCGGCGAGGGTGTCGCCTGGGAGTTGCTCCGCGGGATGGTGGCGTCGTCGGACATGCGCTGCCGCGACGAGGTGCTCGACATTCTCGACAATACCCCGTTGTGGATTTTCGACGGGGCGGGCCGCATCGTGGACGGCCGCAAGAAGCGTCTGATGGATCTGCGGGGCGGCGTACCTTATAATTATATGGCCGAACATTTCTTTCCCGGGCTGCGCACCGGTTTTTCCGCCGTGATCCGGCTGGAGTCCGGGCCGGACGTTCCGGCGGAGTCCCTTTCCGCCGCCGTTTCGACGGCTGCCGCGTGTGCGGACGGACGGGAGGCCGATCCGGCGGTCGGGACCGGGTGCACGTCGCGGTCCGAAGCGGCGGCCGTGCCGTCGCGGGAGATACCGGATATCTCCTCGCCCGGGGGACCGTCGGATGCGTCGCGGTCCGGTGCGGCGGAAAGCCCTTCGTCCGAGATGGAGACCTCCCGGACCGATCCGGCAGTCCGGAAGGAGACGACGGTTGCGGAGCGCGAACCGCTGCACCGCCTCGCCGTCAAGACCAATCTGCTATACGATGCGGTGCTGATGCCCTCGCTGGAGGTGGAATACCGTATCGACGACCGCTGGTCGGTCAATCTGGAGGGCGACGTCGCCTGGTGGAAGAACGACGGCCGACACCGGTATTACCAGCTCGCGACCGTCAGTTCCGAAGGCCGCTACTGGTTCGGGACCCGGAAACCCTGGCACGGGCATTACGTCGGAGTGTTCGGCGGATTCTCGTGGTACGATCTGGAGAACGGAGCCCGGGGCTATCGGGGCGAAGCGGAGACGGTGGGGCTCAGCTACGGCTACATGTTTCCCGTCGGCCGGAGCCTCTCCTTCGAGGCCGGCATCGGCATCGGTTACATGCACAGCGAATACGAGGAGTATCTCCCCATCGACGGGCATTACGTTTACCAGCAGACGAGCCGCATGAACTACTTCGGCCCGCTGAAGCTGAAATTCGCCCTCGTGTGGCGTTTGTGGAATACCGACGGAAAGAAAGGAGGCGTGCGATGA
- a CDS encoding DUF5119 domain-containing protein → MKAKFRYAGVGLALLGLAVSAAGCRKDLCYDHDAHSPGCRALVTAVWEREWERDYGLGWLAGWDAAAYGRAYDDLRPDAAEGIAMVVYGDPESRTAVSDEFHLSAGGGKVSLKEGSYSLLFYNDDTEFIVFNDMASLPSASATTRTRTRGSYSEHHAEERTVNTPDMLYGHFVERYGAEMHLGWEELPVKMQPLVYTYLVRYRVEYGRQHIALARGALAGMAESVYLQDGRTGDEAATLLYDCTLTADGAEACVLSFGVPSFPDSHYEPTKAEESGRRYGLNLEVMLNNGKLVTFDFDITSQMERQPRGGVIEVDGIRISDEDAAEGGSAFDPDVDGWGDYEDVEIPL, encoded by the coding sequence ATGAAAGCGAAATTCCGCTATGCGGGCGTGGGGCTCGCTCTGTTGGGTCTTGCGGTTTCCGCCGCGGGCTGCCGCAAGGATTTGTGCTACGACCACGACGCCCATTCGCCGGGATGCCGTGCGCTGGTGACCGCCGTGTGGGAGCGGGAGTGGGAGCGCGACTACGGCCTGGGATGGCTCGCGGGGTGGGATGCCGCAGCCTATGGCCGCGCCTACGACGATCTGCGACCCGATGCGGCGGAGGGCATTGCCATGGTGGTGTACGGCGATCCGGAGAGTCGAACCGCCGTGAGCGACGAGTTCCACCTGTCCGCCGGGGGCGGCAAGGTCAGTCTGAAAGAGGGCAGCTACTCGCTGCTGTTCTACAACGACGACACGGAGTTCATCGTCTTCAACGACATGGCGTCGCTGCCGTCGGCCAGCGCCACGACCCGCACGCGGACCCGCGGCTCGTACAGCGAACACCACGCGGAGGAGCGGACGGTGAACACTCCCGACATGCTCTACGGGCATTTCGTGGAGCGTTACGGGGCCGAGATGCATCTGGGCTGGGAGGAGCTTCCGGTGAAGATGCAGCCGTTGGTGTACACCTACCTCGTGCGTTACAGGGTGGAATACGGCCGGCAGCATATCGCTCTGGCACGCGGCGCTTTGGCGGGCATGGCCGAGAGCGTCTATCTGCAGGACGGCCGCACGGGCGACGAGGCGGCGACGCTGCTTTACGACTGTACGCTGACGGCCGACGGTGCGGAAGCCTGCGTGCTGTCGTTCGGCGTACCCTCCTTCCCCGACAGCCATTACGAGCCGACCAAGGCGGAGGAGAGCGGCCGTCGCTACGGGCTGAATCTCGAGGTCATGCTGAACAACGGCAAGCTGGTGACCTTCGATTTCGATATCACTTCGCAGATGGAGCGGCAGCCCCGCGGCGGTGTGATCGAGGTGGACGGCATCCGGATCTCCGACGAGGACGCCGCGGAGGGCGGCTCGGCATTCGATCCCGACGTGGACGGCTGGGGCGACTACGAGGACGTCGAGATCCCTTTGTGA
- a CDS encoding fimbrillin family protein produces the protein MKTRMFLLAAAAAALAGCAQNEVIDIPQTRAIGFDPYVGNTTRAAAKDTDLSALKAEGAGFIVLGGYEDGQTYVPVFDGTNETGSHITWNETSWEYSPINYWLEGKTYKFVAYAPAELQEDDLFDIDYAGNKLKMKDGGTFTADGETDLVVAEGKPQGYPVAAELVQMETVGFKFYHALSKVKFTFINGWRNAVTLKITNIKLSNVKNTGSLTTSGTMAQGSDKIQPSAWSGQTGTADYEDKAGGMNTNEYEASYEFENFLLPTALNDSQMKLTFTVQVTNSQGTGPDLGTGAGNPVVKEVVIPKDVVTEWKPGYAYNYKLTISGSTFGLKPIQFDGIDVDSEWGNGGEDDMDEEIEVVPGA, from the coding sequence ATGAAAACCAGAATGTTTTTACTTGCAGCGGCGGCCGCGGCTCTGGCCGGCTGTGCGCAGAACGAGGTAATCGACATCCCGCAGACGCGGGCCATCGGCTTCGACCCGTATGTGGGCAACACCACCCGGGCCGCAGCCAAAGACACCGATTTGTCTGCTCTGAAGGCCGAAGGCGCAGGGTTCATCGTATTGGGCGGATATGAGGATGGTCAGACTTATGTCCCCGTGTTCGACGGAACGAATGAGACCGGGTCCCACATAACATGGAACGAGACTTCGTGGGAATATAGCCCCATCAACTATTGGTTGGAGGGCAAGACGTACAAGTTTGTCGCCTATGCCCCCGCCGAATTGCAGGAGGATGATCTGTTCGATATTGATTATGCAGGCAATAAACTGAAGATGAAAGACGGCGGGACTTTCACCGCCGACGGCGAGACCGACCTCGTCGTAGCGGAGGGCAAACCGCAGGGATATCCTGTTGCGGCAGAGCTGGTGCAAATGGAGACTGTTGGTTTCAAATTCTATCATGCCCTGTCGAAAGTGAAGTTCACTTTCATCAACGGATGGCGCAATGCCGTGACCTTGAAAATCACGAATATCAAATTGTCGAATGTCAAGAATACGGGTTCGCTGACGACGTCCGGAACCATGGCGCAGGGGAGTGATAAAATACAGCCGTCTGCATGGAGCGGTCAAACGGGTACGGCCGATTATGAGGACAAAGCGGGCGGAATGAATACGAATGAATATGAAGCATCTTATGAGTTCGAGAATTTCTTACTCCCCACAGCGCTGAATGACTCTCAGATGAAACTGACATTCACCGTTCAGGTGACCAACAGCCAGGGTACGGGTCCCGATCTCGGAACCGGTGCGGGCAATCCGGTCGTAAAGGAGGTTGTTATTCCGAAGGATGTGGTAACTGAGTGGAAGCCGGGCTATGCCTACAACTACAAGCTGACGATCTCCGGTTCCACGTTCGGTTTGAAACCCATCCAGTTCGATGGGATCGACGTAGATTCCGAGTGGGGTAATGGCGGCGAAGATGACATGGACGAAGAAATCGAAGTAGTTCCCGGTGCATAA
- a CDS encoding fimbrillin family protein, which yields MIRRTNILKTLCVPVAAVSLAACSDTLPGGPGGGDRDAIGFRGAPETRAAVNGFAAGDAFSVWAWCRSAQDAQDTPVPVFDAERVYTGDGSAWTYEHTEYWADGRTYAFHALFPDREALEAAAGAVSCVPGENGVRLTVSGFDARQTGEGAVDLMTARRTVTYDAAEGPSPVSLKFAHELARLAFRVRTQGREVEIVSFKVNGAGYAGDFVRTEETATWTLCERTVADDGIFAVSDLSVGASDVADLLGDVLVPPQTLEETGAPELTLVYRLAGEPEATSHTVSASLRTSSVTQWQAGQSYAYTLDLRTGTLVLTVTIRPWIEEDAEVDWKPSTPAGTADRNQFMAI from the coding sequence ATGATACGAAGAACGAACATCCTCAAGACGTTGTGCGTGCCGGTCGCGGCCGTGTCGCTCGCCGCATGTTCCGACACGCTTCCGGGAGGTCCCGGCGGCGGGGACCGCGACGCCATCGGCTTCCGCGGCGCTCCCGAAACCCGTGCCGCCGTGAACGGATTCGCTGCCGGCGACGCCTTTTCCGTATGGGCCTGGTGCCGTTCGGCGCAGGACGCGCAGGACACACCGGTTCCGGTATTCGACGCCGAGAGAGTGTACACCGGCGACGGCTCGGCGTGGACCTATGAGCATACGGAGTATTGGGCCGACGGCCGGACCTATGCCTTCCATGCGCTTTTCCCCGATCGTGAGGCATTGGAGGCGGCGGCCGGGGCCGTTTCGTGCGTGCCCGGTGAGAACGGTGTGCGGCTGACGGTTTCCGGATTCGATGCGCGGCAGACGGGCGAAGGGGCCGTGGACCTGATGACGGCCCGGCGGACGGTGACGTATGATGCGGCTGAAGGGCCCTCTCCGGTCTCGCTGAAGTTCGCTCACGAGCTGGCGCGCCTCGCCTTCAGGGTCCGGACGCAGGGCCGGGAGGTCGAAATCGTCTCCTTCAAGGTGAACGGCGCAGGCTATGCGGGCGACTTTGTGCGGACGGAGGAGACGGCGACGTGGACCCTTTGCGAAAGGACCGTGGCGGACGACGGCATTTTCGCCGTATCCGACCTGTCCGTCGGGGCCTCCGACGTGGCCGATCTGCTGGGCGACGTGCTCGTTCCTCCCCAGACGCTGGAGGAGACCGGTGCGCCGGAACTGACGCTGGTTTACAGGTTGGCAGGCGAGCCGGAAGCGACCTCGCACACCGTTTCCGCCTCGCTGCGCACTTCCTCCGTCACGCAGTGGCAGGCCGGACAGAGCTATGCCTACACCCTCGATCTGCGCACCGGTACGCTCGTGCTGACCGTGACGATACGGCCGTGGATCGAGGAGGATGCCGAAGTGGACTGGAAACCGAGCACCCCGGCCGGCACCGCTGACCGTAATCAATTCATGGCGATATGA
- a CDS encoding FimB/Mfa2 family fimbrial subunit — MNFLRRMFRPWAAGALAVAAAACTGDAAGTSPAGTGGASLALHVAVPATRADVSEEDYAALENRIEQLRIVLLSPENEELYNRLFSGDDLTGAAVADGYAFTVEGLPAGSAQLYVIANEDYLGEPSLVDVPDDEGIAFKKLLVKDPGREIFPKRYSEMTAEPGAALPMSAYDRDLTVGTGTNAVEIALVRAVAKLKIEMVNELTRPITVNEMSFGAFMADRFYLFQDGNLDVPGDAEYSGRSYGSQENEAERLNIVIGGGESRTLVLYIYPSYAWKDESEDSPYTIGFRTPNALYPLKAFIGGGASRNSIARNTQVRIRAVLHTDANLVLDFRVEDWAEPGDITVPPFS, encoded by the coding sequence ATGAATTTCTTGCGCCGCATGTTCCGTCCGTGGGCGGCCGGTGCGCTCGCCGTGGCGGCGGCCGCATGCACCGGCGATGCGGCGGGCACGTCGCCCGCCGGGACGGGCGGAGCTTCGCTCGCCCTGCATGTGGCGGTTCCCGCGACGCGTGCCGACGTCTCCGAGGAGGATTATGCCGCATTGGAGAACCGCATCGAACAACTGCGTATCGTGCTGCTCTCGCCGGAGAACGAGGAGTTGTACAACCGGCTTTTTTCCGGCGACGATCTGACCGGGGCCGCCGTGGCCGACGGCTATGCCTTCACGGTGGAGGGCCTGCCCGCGGGCAGTGCGCAGCTTTATGTCATAGCCAACGAAGACTATCTCGGCGAACCCAGTCTGGTGGATGTTCCGGACGATGAAGGCATTGCTTTCAAAAAGCTCCTCGTGAAGGACCCGGGACGCGAAATTTTCCCCAAACGCTATTCCGAGATGACCGCTGAGCCAGGCGCCGCCCTGCCCATGAGCGCGTACGACCGCGACCTGACCGTCGGGACCGGAACGAATGCGGTGGAGATCGCGCTGGTCCGCGCCGTCGCCAAACTGAAGATCGAGATGGTGAACGAGCTTACGCGGCCGATCACCGTGAACGAGATGTCTTTCGGCGCGTTCATGGCCGACCGGTTCTATCTTTTCCAGGACGGAAACCTCGACGTGCCCGGCGATGCCGAGTATAGCGGTCGGTCGTACGGCAGTCAGGAAAACGAGGCCGAGCGGCTGAATATCGTCATCGGCGGAGGGGAGTCGCGCACGCTCGTGCTCTATATCTATCCCTCCTATGCGTGGAAGGATGAGTCGGAAGATTCGCCCTACACCATCGGATTCCGCACGCCCAACGCTTTGTATCCGCTGAAGGCGTTCATCGGCGGAGGAGCCTCCCGCAATTCCATCGCCCGCAACACGCAGGTCCGTATCCGTGCCGTGCTGCACACCGACGCCAACCTTGTGCTGGATTTCCGGGTGGAGGATTGGGCGGAGCCTGGAGATATTACCGTTCCTCCGTTCAGTTGA
- a CDS encoding DUF4906 domain-containing protein: MPTLLKRFAPALLSAAVAAAAVSCTDDDLFADGSRDTVREGVPVTVNLNFRTEDNRVETRAAQNAANEGCVYNLYVLIFDKDGNRHDEGGLFFDQSTEPWNQSGTVTITTTSLNDARVVCIANLTTSAVHTDYDVTPAQMDEIRTFGQLEAFRAPLSNRTVERSTQFFMTGYGYRKDSDGNPDKTQTSITIPDNLTEEVEVDCILSPRRMDAKVTFNVKTEPLRDTWTDFDFRPRSWRVVNVPVRSPLLPDDDGGDEESPDVGESYYFDTRPTAFEWDKRDGNYLFEEGGFTFYMPESRHAPKKSIDAAALGPEDAYALREKCEKIEGTFPDKPGQSEENGAFEYAADYAAYVEMTGTLSYRIPSSEAYPSGHTVNADVTFTVHLGYADGDPNDYRTLRNTHYTYNVTLKGVDKIVVEVTDQKEERPGYEGDVIFSSADVYELDAHYDRQLILIDRSLVPKLTWGVQTPFSQGIYGVGLFGDDDDFLASAVPAPEESGIYDYKWVKFAINGDYGVTEPDRYVKYPGDQNYEFYDGNGGRPSPYYTSGEGGFYPDARMYDIHGLLKRLREEYYTENKTEGTVAVTAFVDEYVYVTHPVTGENMLDQWRTYVEAEDRQMYFVNGDNSRYSPDGNSSVMEAVQTFRQHSIRTVYNTDLGEKSAEELPTAWGVETMMNGGYRWAPGDVKRGTSASNGRKNTIDCLLGGNETLYWTAVLDVNINDPDERYNLKDPYRDALHAVLIRNRDLDGDNEVDANEIRWYLAAKDQLVDLYIGESALDEDSRLYPENPADRGNMTRWHYTSSSYNANDGGPWILWSEECAALGSYSSSSGYMDGQFAYRCVRNLGIDLENPEKEPSPLIPKVTAAEDDGTYLVDCSNLSQKARRNSYEAGPSLGTHDDLSPQNRPYKYFRVTAANNDGISPKPTHTGTIFGGWNSQNWTYYQTAQIVVQRGYRIPNFRELLIMATRLPEDAWVKRAEDRDVGLMFYLDLYYMTITDFSRKGISELGKGGGFRMNPRDLTLGAIPSRGGDLDDGYIRPVKDEETLP, from the coding sequence ATGCCAACGCTATTGAAACGATTCGCCCCGGCGCTGCTGTCCGCCGCCGTGGCGGCCGCCGCGGTCTCGTGCACCGACGACGACCTTTTCGCGGACGGCAGCCGCGACACCGTGCGCGAAGGCGTGCCGGTGACCGTCAATCTGAATTTCCGCACCGAAGACAACCGCGTGGAGACCCGCGCCGCACAGAATGCGGCGAACGAGGGTTGCGTGTACAACCTCTATGTCCTGATCTTCGACAAAGACGGAAACCGTCATGACGAAGGCGGTCTTTTCTTCGATCAATCGACGGAACCCTGGAATCAATCGGGAACCGTTACGATAACGACCACTTCGCTCAATGACGCCCGGGTGGTCTGCATCGCCAACCTCACCACTTCCGCCGTGCACACCGATTACGATGTGACACCGGCGCAGATGGATGAAATCCGGACGTTCGGTCAGTTGGAAGCTTTCCGGGCGCCGCTGAGCAACCGTACCGTGGAACGTTCTACCCAGTTCTTCATGACGGGGTACGGTTACCGGAAGGACAGCGACGGCAATCCCGACAAGACGCAGACCTCCATAACGATTCCCGACAACCTCACCGAAGAGGTGGAGGTCGATTGTATTCTCAGCCCCAGACGGATGGATGCCAAGGTGACGTTCAATGTGAAGACCGAGCCGCTTCGGGATACGTGGACGGATTTCGATTTCCGTCCGCGCAGTTGGCGGGTGGTGAACGTCCCCGTCCGGTCGCCCCTGCTGCCCGACGACGACGGAGGCGACGAGGAGTCTCCCGATGTCGGAGAGTCGTATTATTTCGATACCCGGCCGACCGCCTTCGAGTGGGACAAGCGCGACGGAAACTATCTTTTCGAGGAAGGAGGCTTCACTTTCTACATGCCCGAAAGCCGTCATGCGCCCAAGAAGTCCATTGATGCGGCGGCCCTCGGTCCGGAGGATGCCTACGCCCTGCGCGAGAAGTGCGAGAAAATAGAGGGAACATTTCCCGACAAGCCCGGACAGTCCGAGGAGAACGGCGCATTCGAATACGCCGCCGACTATGCCGCCTACGTGGAGATGACGGGCACGCTCTCCTACAGAATCCCGTCGTCGGAGGCGTATCCCTCCGGCCATACGGTCAATGCCGACGTGACGTTCACCGTCCATCTGGGCTATGCCGACGGCGACCCCAACGATTACCGCACGCTGCGCAACACCCACTACACATACAACGTCACGCTGAAGGGTGTCGATAAGATCGTGGTGGAGGTGACCGACCAAAAGGAGGAGCGTCCCGGTTACGAGGGCGACGTGATCTTCAGTTCGGCCGACGTCTATGAGCTGGACGCCCATTACGACCGTCAGCTCATCCTTATCGACCGCAGCCTCGTGCCGAAGCTGACGTGGGGCGTGCAGACCCCTTTCAGCCAGGGCATATACGGTGTCGGTCTGTTCGGTGACGACGACGATTTCCTGGCGTCCGCCGTTCCCGCCCCGGAAGAAAGCGGCATCTACGACTACAAATGGGTGAAGTTCGCCATAAACGGGGACTACGGGGTGACGGAGCCGGACCGTTACGTGAAGTATCCCGGCGACCAGAATTACGAGTTTTACGACGGGAACGGCGGCCGGCCGTCGCCTTACTATACCAGCGGCGAGGGCGGCTTTTATCCCGATGCCCGTATGTACGACATTCACGGACTGCTGAAGAGGCTCAGAGAGGAGTATTACACGGAGAATAAGACTGAGGGCACTGTGGCGGTCACGGCCTTCGTGGACGAATACGTGTATGTCACGCATCCGGTGACCGGAGAGAATATGCTGGACCAGTGGCGGACTTACGTCGAGGCGGAGGACCGGCAGATGTATTTCGTCAACGGCGATAATTCGCGGTACAGCCCGGACGGCAACTCTAGCGTGATGGAGGCCGTGCAGACCTTCCGCCAGCACTCCATCCGCACGGTGTACAACACCGACCTCGGAGAGAAGAGCGCCGAGGAGCTGCCTACCGCATGGGGCGTGGAGACGATGATGAACGGCGGTTACCGTTGGGCGCCGGGCGATGTCAAGCGCGGTACGTCCGCGAGCAACGGCCGCAAGAACACCATCGACTGTCTGCTGGGCGGCAATGAGACGCTCTATTGGACGGCGGTGCTGGATGTGAATATCAACGATCCCGACGAACGTTACAACCTGAAGGATCCTTACCGCGATGCGCTGCACGCCGTGCTGATCCGCAATCGGGATCTGGACGGGGATAACGAAGTGGATGCGAATGAAATCCGGTGGTATCTGGCCGCCAAGGACCAGTTGGTCGATCTCTATATCGGCGAATCTGCGCTGGACGAAGATTCGCGTCTTTATCCGGAGAACCCCGCCGACCGCGGCAACATGACGCGCTGGCACTACACCTCCAGCTCGTACAACGCGAACGACGGGGGACCGTGGATACTTTGGTCCGAGGAGTGTGCGGCTCTGGGCAGTTACAGCTCCTCTTCCGGTTATATGGACGGACAGTTCGCCTACCGTTGCGTGCGTAATCTCGGCATCGACCTGGAGAATCCCGAAAAGGAGCCGAGCCCCCTGATTCCCAAAGTGACGGCTGCGGAGGACGACGGCACGTATCTGGTCGATTGTTCCAATCTGAGCCAGAAGGCGCGTCGCAACAGTTACGAAGCGGGACCCTCTTTGGGAACCCATGACGACCTGTCGCCGCAGAACCGTCCTTACAAATACTTTCGGGTGACGGCTGCGAATAATGACGGTATCTCTCCGAAGCCGACGCATACCGGAACTATTTTTGGAGGTTGGAACTCTCAAAACTGGACTTATTATCAGACGGCACAGATTGTCGTACAGAGAGGTTACAGGATACCCAATTTTCGCGAATTGCTTATCATGGCCACCCGTCTGCCGGAGGATGCATGGGTGAAGCGGGCGGAAGATAGGGATGTAGGTTTGATGTTCTATCTGGATTTGTATTATATGACCATCACCGATTTCAGCCGGAAAGGAATAAGCGAATTGGGCAAGGGCGGAGGTTTCCGCATGAATCCGCGGGACCTGACCCTGGGTGCGATTCCTTCCCGGGGAGGGGATTTGGATGACGGATATATCCGTCCCGTCAAGGACGAGGAGACGCTGCCGTAA